The following are from one region of the Penaeus vannamei isolate JL-2024 chromosome 28, ASM4276789v1, whole genome shotgun sequence genome:
- the LOC138867048 gene encoding trophinin-like yields the protein MVVFLTDVTAYDGVPADVAAYDGVPADVAAYDGVPADVPAYDDVAAYDDVPADVATYDSVPAEVAAYDGEPADVATYDGVPADDTAYDGVPADVVTYDGVPTDVATYDGEPTDVATYDGVPPDVATYDGVPTDVATDNGVPADVATYDGAPPDVATYDGEPPDVAAYDGVPPDVATYDGVLADVATYNGVPADVATYDGVPADVATYDGVPTDVATYDGEPADVATYNGVPTDVAAYDGVPADVATYDGVPADVATYDGVPPDVATYDGAPTDVATYDGVPTDVATYDGVPTDVATYDDVATYDGVPTDVATYDGVPTDVAIYDGVLADVATYNGVPADVATF from the exons ATGGTGGTGTTCCTAACCGACGTTACCGCCTACGATGGTGTGCCTGCAGACGTcgccgcttacgatggtgtgcctgcagacgtcgccgcttacgatggtgtgcctgcagacgtccccgcttacgatg ACGTCGCCGCCTACGATGATGTCCCTGCAGACGTCGCCACTTACGATAGTGTACCTGCAGAAGTCGCCGCTTACGATGGTGAGCCTGCAGACGTCGCCACTTATGATGGTGTGCCTGCAGACGACaccgcttacgatggtgtgcctgcagacgtcgtcacttacgatggtgtgcctACAGACGTCGCCACTTACGATGGTGAGCCTACAGACGTCGccacttacgatggtgtgcctccagacgtcgccacttacgatggtgtgcctACAGACGTCGCCACTGACAATGGTGTGCCTGCAGACGTCGCCACTTACGATGGTGCGCCTCCAGACGTCGCCACTTACGATGGTGAGCCTCCAGACGTcgccgcttacgatggtgtgcctcCAGACGTTGCCACTTACGATGGTGTGCTTGCAGACGTCGCCACTTATAATGGTGTGCCTGCAGACGTCGccacttacgatggtgtgcctgcagacgtcgccacttacgatggtgtgcctACAGACGTCGCCACTTACGATGGTGAGCCTGCAGACGTCGCCACTTACAATGGTGTGCCTACAGACGTcgccgcttacgatggtgtgcctgcagacgtcgccacttacgatggtgtgcctgcagacgtcgccacttacgatggtgtgcctCCAGATGTCGCCACTTACGATGGTGCGCCTACAGACGTCGccacttacgatggtgtgcctacagacgtcgccacttacgatggtgtgcctacagacgtcgccacttacgatg acgtcgccacttacgatggtgtgcctacagacgtcgccacttacgatggtgtgcctACAGACGTTGCCATTTACGATGGTGTGCTTGCAGACGTCGCCACTTATAATGGTGTGCCTGCAGACGTCGCCACCTTCTGA
- the LOC138867049 gene encoding mucin-19-like: MVCLQTSPLTMVCLQTSPLTMVCLQTSPLTMVCLQTSPLTMVCLQTSPLTMVCLQTSPLTMVCLQTLPFTMVCLQTSPLIMVCLQTSPPSDGVPTDVATYNGVPTDVATYDGVLADVATYDGVPPDVATYDGEPADVATYNGVPTDVAAYDDVPADVATYDSVPADVATYDGVPSDVATYNGVPTDVPAYDGVPADVAAYDDVPADVAAYDSVPADVATYNGVPADVPAYDGVPTDVATYDGVPTDVATYDGVPTDVATYDGILQTSPLTMVCLQTSPLTMVCLQTSPLTMVCLQTSPLTMVCLQTLPFTKVCLQTSPLIMVCLQTSPPSDGVPTDVATYNGVPTDVATYDGVLADVATYDGVPPDVATYDGEPADVATYNGVPTDVATYDGVPLDVATYDGVPAEVATYDGVPEDIFTYNGVPTDVAAYDGVPADVAAYDGVPADVAAYDGVPADVATYDGVPADVAAYDGVPADVAAYDDVPADVAAYDSMPADVATYDGVPTDVPAYDGVPADVAAYDDVPADVAAYDDVPPDVFTYNGVPTDVPAYDDVPADVATYDDVPPDVAAYDGVPTDVAAYDGVPTDVAAYDDVPADVATYDDVPTDVPAYDGVPTDVAAYDDVPADVATYDDVPADVAAYDSVPADVDTYDGVPADVFTYNGVPSDVPAYDDVPADVAAYASVPADVATYDGVPADVFTYNGVPTDVPAYDGVPADAAAHGGDPTDVAAYDGVPADVFTYNGVPTDVPAYDGVPADVAAYDSVPADVFTYDGVPADVATYDDVPADVATYDGVPADAAAHGGDPTDVAAYDGVPADVVAYDGVPADVAAYDGVPADVAAHGGVPTDVAAYDGVPADVATYDGVPTDVPVYDGVPADVFTYNGVPTDVPAYDGVPADAAAHGGDPTDVPAYDGVPADVFTYNGMPTDVPAYDGVPADVATYDTVPADVFTYNGVPPDVAAYDGVPPDVAAYDGVPADVAVHSGVCLMYA, encoded by the coding sequence atggtgtgcctacagacgtcgccacttacgatggtgtgcctacagacgtcgccacttacgatggtgtgcctacagacgtcgccacttacgatggtgtgcctacagacgtcgccacttacgatggtgtgcctACAGACGTCGCCACTTACGATGGTATGCCTACAGACGTCGccacttacgatggtgtgcctACAGACGTTGCCATTTACGATGGTGTGCTTGCAGACGTCGCCACTTATAATGGTGTGCCTGCAGACGTCGCCACCTTCTGATGGTGTGCCTACAGACGTCGCCACTTACAATGGTGTGCCTACAGACGTCGCCACTTACGATGGTGTGCTTGCAGACGTCGccacttacgatggtgtgcctCCAGACGTTGCCACTTACGATGGTGAGCCTGCAGACGTCGCCACTTACAATGGTGTGCCTACAGACGTCGCCGCTTACGATGATGTGCCTGCAGACGTCGCCACTTACGATAGTGTGCCTGCAGACGTCGccacttacgatggtgtgccttcagacgtcgccacttacaatggtgtgcctacagacgtccccgcttacgatggtgtgcctgCAGACGTCGCCGCTTACGATGATGTGCCTGCAGACGTCGCCGCTTACGATAGTGTGCCTGCAGACGTCGCCACTTACAATGGTGTGCCTGCAGACGTCCCCGCTTACGACGGTGTGCCTACAGACGTCGccacttacgatggtgtgcctACAGACGTCGCAACTTACGATGGTGTGCCTACAGACGTCGCCACTTACGATGGTATCCTACAGACGTCGccacttacgatggtgtgcctacagacgtcgccacttacgatggtgtgcctACAGACGTCGCCACTTACGATGGTATGCCTACAGACGTCGccacttacgatggtgtgcctCCAGACGTTGCCATTTACGAAGGTGTGCTTGCAGACGTCGCCACTTATAATGGTGTGCCTGCAGACGTCGCCACCTTCTGATGGTGTGCCTACAGACGTCGCCACTTACAATGGTGTGCCTACAGACGTCGCCACTTACGATGGTGTGCTTGCAGACGTCGccacttacgatggtgtgcctCCAGACGTTGCCACTTACGATGGTGAGCCTGCAGACGTCGCCACTTACAATGGTGTGCCTACAGACGTCGccacttacgatggtgtgcctctagacgtcgccacttacgatggtgtgcctgcagaggtcgccacttacgatggtgtgcctgAAGACATCTTCACTTACAATGGTGTGCCTACAGACGTcgccgcttacgatggtgtgcctgcagacgtcgccgcttacgatggtgtgcctgcagacgtcgccgcttacgatggtgtgcctgcagacgtcgccacttacgatggtgtgcctgcagacgtcgccgcttacgatggtgtgcctgCAGACGTCGCCGCTTACGATGATGTGCCTGCAGACGTCGCCGCTTACGATAGTATGCCTGCAGACGTCGccacttacgatggtgtgcctACAGACGTCCCCGCTTACGATGGTGTACCTGCAGACGTCGCCGCTTACGATGATGTGCCTGCAGACGTCGCCGCTTACGATGATGTGCCTCCAGACGTCTTCACTTACAATGGCGTGCCTACAGACGTCCCCGCTTACGATGATGTGCCTGCAGACGTCGCCACTTACGATGATGTGCCTCCAGACGTcgccgcttacgatggtgtgcctacagacgtcgccgcttacgatggtgtgcctaCAGACGTCGCCGCTTACGATGATGTGCCTGCAGACGTCGCCACTTACGATGATGTGCCTACAGACGTccccgcttacgatggtgtgcctaCAGACGTCGCCGCTTACGATGATGTGCCTGCAGACGTCGCCACTTACGATGATGTGCCTGCAGATGTCGCCGCTTACGATAGTGTGCCTGCAGACGTCGAcacttacgatggtgtgcctgCAGACGTCTTCACTTACAATGGTGTGCCTTCAGACGTCCCCGCTTACGATGATGTGCCTGCAGACGTCGCCGCTTACGCTAGTGTGCCTGCAGACGTCGCCACTTACGATGGCGTGCCTGCAGACGTCTTCACTTACAATGGTGTGCCTACAGACGTccccgcttacgatggtgtgcctgCAGATGCTGCCGCTCATGGTGGTGATCCTACCGACGTcgccgcttacgatggtgtgcctgCAGACGTCTTCACTTACAATGGTGTGCCTACAGACGTccccgcttacgatggtgtgcctgCAGACGTCGCCGCTTACGATAGTGTGCCTGCAGACGTCTTcacttacgatggtgtgcctgcagacgtcgccacttacgatgatgtgcctgcagacgtcgccacttacgatggtgtgcctgCAGACGCTGCCGCTCATGGTGGTGATCCTACCGACGTcgccgcttacgatggtgtgcctgcagacgttgttgcttacgatggtgtgcctgcagacgtcgccgcttacgatggtgtgcctgCAGACGTCGCCGCTCATGGTGGTGTTCCTACCGACGTcgccgcttacgatggtgtgcctgcagacgtcgccacttacgatggtgtgcctACAGACGTCCCCGTTTACGATGGTGTGCCTGCAGACGTCTTCACTTACAATGGTGTGCCTACAGACGTccccgcttacgatggtgtgcctgCAGACGCTGCCGCTCATGGTGGTGATCCTACCGACGTccccgcttacgatggtgtgcctgCAGACGTCTTCACTTACAATGGTATGCCTACAGACGTccccgcttacgatggtgtgcctgCAGACGTCGCCACTTATGATACTGTGCCTGCAGACGTCTTCACTTACAATGGTGTGCCTCCAGACGTcgccgcttacgatggtgtgcctcCAGACGTCGCCGCTTATGATGGTGTGCCTGCAGACGTCGCCGTTCATAGTGGTGTATGcttaatgtatgcttag